In Nitrospirota bacterium, the following are encoded in one genomic region:
- a CDS encoding CBS domain-containing protein has product MDIITSHINADFDSLASMVAAKKLYPEAELVFAGSQEKKLRDFIEAFEPVEIKRIKDIALSKITRLIIVDTKNPQRIGQFAELISKPGIVIHVYDHHPFAKGDIQGSVEAIEEVGATATIFSEILKDKKLHPSPMEATILCLGIYEETGSLLFPSTTERDLLAAAYLIKRGANLNIVSSFLRLEMSREELDILNELLQSAKEIVSSGIRIKVAKASNESYLGDAAHLAHRIMDMEDIDALFVLLRMEGKILIVARSRAPELNVADVMRELNGRGGGHSTAAAATVKEESLEIVEERLTRVILANVKPGKVASDIMTSPVVSINWDSTVKEIETIMIKYGVNVLPVMKDTKYTGLISREIVEKALFHGFGKSKAIDFCTTDAATVSPDTSIRQIEQMMIEHNQRFMPVIEKDIIAGAITRTDLLRTIYEEFLKRRRLDKSDARETPSIGRNIAVLLKEKFPAEIYAILKLAGEIADQLGINAYLVGGSVRDLLRGEENLDIDIVVEGDGIAFAKTFGRKLNAKIRTHERFGTAKIITDNLKLDVATARTEYYESPASLPTVETSSIKKDLYRRDFTINTLAVKLNLKDFGLLIDFFGGQRDLREKIIRVIHNLSFIEDPTRAFRAIRFSERFGFKLSKHTETLIKSTLKLDLFSRLSGARLYEELLLAFNETEPVKTLKTLSEFGLLKVIHPGLLFNNELESALQSMFETFAWFNLLFLEESPDRGALYLMALLSTLKEEERNTAIERLAPPPRVRELITKGITQSKDMLNKLPSNDPAGLYHLLNGVNLEILLFSMAQSKSKQKQKAISQYLIELRKIKPLLKGKDLQKIGIKPGPVYSKLFSELLDEKLNGRLKTKEDEERFVTEKYLI; this is encoded by the coding sequence ATGGATATAATAACTTCCCACATAAACGCTGATTTTGATTCCCTCGCTTCAATGGTCGCTGCAAAGAAACTCTACCCTGAGGCAGAGCTCGTCTTTGCAGGCTCTCAGGAAAAAAAACTCAGGGATTTCATAGAGGCATTTGAGCCTGTTGAGATCAAACGCATTAAAGACATTGCCCTGTCAAAGATTACCCGCCTGATTATTGTTGATACAAAGAATCCGCAGAGAATAGGACAGTTTGCAGAATTAATCTCCAAACCAGGAATAGTCATACATGTATACGACCATCACCCTTTTGCAAAAGGGGATATACAAGGCAGCGTCGAGGCTATTGAGGAAGTCGGCGCTACAGCGACTATATTTTCTGAGATATTGAAAGACAAAAAGCTGCACCCCTCGCCAATGGAGGCAACCATCCTGTGTCTCGGCATATATGAAGAGACAGGCTCGCTGCTGTTCCCATCCACGACAGAGCGGGACCTCCTTGCCGCCGCATATCTTATCAAACGCGGTGCTAATCTGAATATAGTCTCGAGTTTTCTCAGATTGGAAATGAGCCGTGAAGAACTTGACATCCTTAATGAACTGCTCCAGTCGGCAAAAGAAATAGTCAGCAGCGGGATAAGGATAAAAGTAGCAAAGGCTTCCAATGAGAGTTATCTTGGCGACGCTGCGCATCTCGCACACAGGATAATGGACATGGAAGACATTGATGCATTATTCGTACTCCTCAGGATGGAAGGGAAAATACTTATAGTGGCAAGAAGCCGTGCGCCTGAACTCAATGTCGCAGACGTAATGAGAGAGCTCAACGGCCGCGGCGGAGGCCATTCTACGGCAGCCGCGGCTACTGTAAAAGAGGAATCTCTTGAGATAGTTGAAGAGAGGCTGACGAGAGTTATACTTGCCAATGTAAAGCCGGGCAAGGTTGCATCGGATATTATGACAAGCCCTGTCGTAAGCATAAACTGGGACAGCACTGTAAAGGAAATAGAAACAATAATGATCAAATACGGCGTGAACGTTCTCCCTGTTATGAAGGACACAAAGTATACAGGCTTAATATCAAGGGAAATTGTTGAAAAAGCGCTTTTTCACGGATTTGGCAAAAGCAAAGCCATAGATTTCTGCACAACTGATGCGGCAACCGTCAGCCCTGACACATCTATCAGGCAAATAGAACAGATGATGATAGAACATAACCAAAGATTTATGCCAGTAATAGAGAAAGACATTATCGCCGGAGCAATAACAAGAACAGACCTTTTAAGAACCATCTATGAGGAATTTTTAAAACGGCGCAGGCTTGATAAATCAGATGCAAGAGAGACGCCATCCATAGGGAGAAACATAGCCGTACTTCTAAAAGAAAAATTTCCGGCTGAAATATACGCCATCCTCAAACTTGCAGGAGAGATTGCGGATCAGCTCGGGATTAACGCATATCTTGTCGGCGGTTCGGTAAGAGATTTGCTCAGGGGCGAGGAAAATCTTGACATTGACATTGTTGTTGAGGGAGACGGAATTGCCTTTGCAAAAACATTTGGCAGGAAACTGAATGCAAAGATAAGAACGCATGAGAGGTTCGGCACGGCAAAAATAATCACAGACAATCTGAAACTTGATGTGGCAACTGCAAGGACAGAGTATTATGAATCCCCGGCATCCCTTCCTACGGTGGAAACTTCCTCAATAAAAAAAGACCTTTACAGGAGGGATTTCACAATCAACACACTTGCCGTGAAACTTAACCTGAAGGACTTCGGACTTCTTATAGACTTCTTTGGAGGGCAGCGTGACCTGAGAGAGAAAATCATAAGGGTTATACACAATCTGAGTTTCATCGAGGATCCCACAAGGGCCTTCAGGGCCATAAGATTTTCAGAAAGATTCGGCTTTAAGCTCAGCAAACATACGGAAACCCTTATAAAGTCAACTCTCAAATTGGATCTCTTCAGCAGGCTTTCCGGAGCAAGGCTCTATGAGGAACTTCTGCTTGCATTCAACGAAACAGAACCTGTCAAGACTCTTAAAACACTTTCTGAATTCGGGCTGTTAAAGGTGATACATCCGGGCCTCTTATTCAATAATGAGCTCGAGTCAGCATTGCAATCCATGTTTGAGACTTTCGCATGGTTCAATCTGCTTTTCCTTGAGGAAAGTCCTGACAGAGGAGCGCTGTACCTGATGGCTCTGCTGTCCACTCTCAAAGAGGAAGAAAGGAACACTGCAATTGAAAGACTGGCGCCGCCGCCCAGGGTAAGAGAGCTGATAACAAAAGGCATAACACAGTCAAAGGATATGCTGAATAAACTTCCCTCAAACGATCCCGCCGGCCTATACCATCTTCTGAATGGCGTTAACCTTGAAATCCTTCTGTTCTC
- a CDS encoding 1-acyl-sn-glycerol-3-phosphate acyltransferase, whose translation MTLAYRFTATLCFVLFKIFFRFKIVNIEKVPEKGGVIVVSNHVSHLDPLVIGAAIRHRQATFMAKRGLFKIPLVGAFVKTFSFPVDRDTPQPSTIKEAVRRLKNGELIVMFPEGGRSKDGSLLDAKRGTGLIAALSGAKVIPAYIDGTDTALPAGAKFISLSKIRIIFGNPIETKDRESGRDFQERIGNDIMEAVRNLKLKVKS comes from the coding sequence TTGACCTTAGCTTACCGGTTTACTGCAACTCTGTGCTTCGTACTTTTTAAGATCTTTTTCAGGTTTAAGATTGTAAATATCGAAAAAGTCCCTGAAAAAGGCGGTGTTATTGTCGTGTCAAACCACGTCAGCCATTTAGACCCTCTGGTGATAGGCGCTGCAATAAGGCACAGGCAGGCAACTTTCATGGCGAAAAGAGGGCTTTTTAAGATACCGCTTGTCGGCGCCTTTGTAAAAACATTCTCATTTCCTGTTGACAGAGATACTCCGCAGCCGTCTACGATAAAAGAAGCGGTAAGACGGTTAAAAAATGGCGAACTCATTGTTATGTTCCCTGAAGGCGGCAGAAGCAAAGACGGCAGTCTTCTTGATGCAAAGAGAGGAACGGGATTAATAGCAGCGCTTTCAGGGGCAAAAGTTATCCCTGCTTATATTGACGGCACGGACACGGCTCTTCCTGCCGGCGCTAAGTTCATAAGCCTCTCAAAGATTAGAATTATATTCGGCAACCCGATAGAAACAAAAGACAGAGAATCAGGCAGGGATTTTCAGGAAAGAATCGGTAATGATATAATGGAAGCAGTAAGAAATTTAAAATTAAAAGTGAAGAGTTAA
- the sppA gene encoding signal peptide peptidase SppA: MKKACLVITGFLILLIVISVIFAVFQKNVPMGDKVAVVRIEGPIMDSKSATDEIKGYLKDPSIKALVLRVDSPGGAVAPSQEIYEEVKKATLKKKVIVSMGSVAASGGYYISAPADRIIANPGTLTGSIGVIMEIPNIEGLMNKIGVKTEVIKSGRHKDIASAFRKMEKEERLILQNVLDDVHEQFIKAVSEGRKIPFEEAKKLADGRIFTGKQALEVRLVDELGTLEDAIAAAGRLAGIKGEPEVVTKKERFSIVDMLRGKFPKELSELFPTVKIKYMLAP; the protein is encoded by the coding sequence ATGAAAAAAGCCTGTCTCGTTATCACCGGGTTTCTGATACTGCTGATAGTGATAAGCGTGATATTTGCCGTATTTCAGAAGAATGTCCCCATGGGAGATAAGGTTGCTGTTGTGCGCATTGAGGGCCCGATAATGGATTCAAAAAGCGCTACCGATGAAATAAAGGGCTACCTTAAAGACCCGTCAATAAAAGCTCTTGTCTTGCGGGTGGACAGTCCCGGCGGGGCTGTTGCGCCGTCACAGGAAATATACGAAGAGGTTAAAAAAGCAACGCTGAAAAAGAAGGTCATTGTATCAATGGGCTCTGTTGCGGCATCAGGCGGCTATTACATCTCAGCGCCTGCTGACAGGATTATCGCAAATCCAGGAACCTTAACGGGTTCTATCGGCGTGATAATGGAGATCCCCAACATAGAGGGGCTTATGAATAAAATCGGCGTGAAAACAGAGGTAATCAAAAGCGGCAGGCACAAGGATATTGCATCTGCGTTCAGAAAAATGGAAAAAGAGGAAAGGCTGATACTGCAGAATGTGCTTGATGATGTGCACGAACAATTTATCAAGGCTGTATCCGAAGGCAGAAAGATTCCATTTGAGGAAGCTAAAAAACTTGCTGACGGCAGGATATTCACAGGCAAACAGGCACTGGAAGTGCGGCTCGTTGATGAACTCGGCACCCTTGAAGACGCTATAGCAGCAGCAGGCAGGCTTGCCGGCATAAAAGGAGAGCCGGAGGTAGTAACCAAAAAAGAGAGATTTTCCATAGTTGACATGCTCAGAGGCAAATTTCCCAAAGAACTCTCCGAACTATTTCCTACGGTAAAAATAAAATATATGCTGGCGCCATGA
- a CDS encoding (d)CMP kinase has product MGKVIAIDGPSGAGKGTIAKLLAGKLGFSYLDTGALYRAVALALRGKGINPEDSDDKIASALKGIGIAFKDGKVFLKENSQLSTLNSQLPDGKDVSEEIRTTEMGHYSSVFSARKVVRDFLLDIQRSASLNADLVAEGRDMTTVVFPDAWKKFYLDASVEERAKRRYLQIKEKGINITEAEAKKDVVERDARDSGRDLAPLRKTDDAVLIDSSQMTINKVLENILKVVRTSP; this is encoded by the coding sequence ATGGGAAAAGTAATCGCCATAGACGGCCCTTCGGGCGCGGGCAAGGGGACCATTGCCAAACTCCTTGCCGGAAAACTTGGATTCAGCTACCTTGACACAGGGGCGCTTTACAGGGCGGTTGCATTGGCCTTGAGGGGAAAAGGAATAAATCCTGAAGACAGCGATGATAAAATTGCAAGCGCTTTAAAGGGTATCGGCATTGCTTTCAAAGACGGGAAAGTATTTTTGAAAGAAAATTCTCAACTCTCAACTCTCAACTCTCAACTTCCTGATGGCAAAGATGTCTCAGAGGAGATACGCACTACTGAAATGGGACATTACTCTTCTGTATTTTCCGCAAGAAAGGTTGTAAGGGATTTTCTTCTTGATATTCAGAGAAGCGCCTCGCTTAATGCCGACCTTGTTGCAGAGGGAAGGGATATGACAACAGTTGTATTCCCTGACGCATGGAAAAAATTTTATCTTGACGCCTCCGTTGAAGAGCGGGCAAAAAGGCGCTATCTCCAGATAAAAGAAAAGGGAATCAACATAACCGAAGCAGAGGCAAAGAAAGACGTTGTTGAAAGAGACGCGAGGGATTCAGGCAGAGACCTTGCCCCGCTCAGGAAAACTGATGATGCCGTCCTCATTGATTCCTCACAGATGACAATAAACAAAGTCTTAGAAAATATCCTGAAAGTCGTAAGGACGAGCCCTTGA
- the ettA gene encoding energy-dependent translational throttle protein EttA — MSSEPNKVIYSMVGVSRHYDNKTVLKDIYLSYFYGAKIGVLGLNGSGKSSLLRILAGVDKEFNGETVLSPGHTIGFLEQEPRLDNSKTVREIVEEGVQETVDALKEYNLINEKFAEPMSDDEMSKLIERQGKVQEKLDAMDAWDMDSRLEMAMEALRCPYGDTPVKVLSGGERRRVALCRLLLKKPDILLLDEPTNHLDAETVAWLEHHLQSYPGTIIAVTHDRYFLDNVAGWILELDRGQGIPWKGNYSSWLEQKKNRLEQEEKSESERQKTLQRELEWIRMSPKGRHAKARARITSYERLLSQDIEKSSKDLEIYIPPGPRLGDVVIKADNVSKAYGDNILMEGMTFSLPPGGIVGIIGPNGAGKTTLFRMITGKEKPDSGTFKIGETVKLAYVDQSRDDLDPKKTIWEIISEGLDVVQLGKRQVNSRAYVARFNFSGSDQQKKASMLSGGERNRVHLARMLKEEANVLLLDEPTNDLDVNTMRALEEALEYFAGCAVVISHDRWFLDRIATHILAFEGDSKVVWFDGNYSEYEADKKARLGAAADQLHRIKYRHLTRG; from the coding sequence ATGAGCAGCGAGCCGAATAAGGTAATTTACTCCATGGTCGGGGTCAGCAGGCATTATGATAACAAAACGGTTTTAAAAGATATCTATCTCTCCTATTTCTACGGGGCCAAGATAGGCGTCCTCGGCCTGAACGGATCAGGGAAGAGCTCGCTTCTCCGCATCCTTGCAGGAGTTGATAAAGAGTTCAATGGCGAGACAGTCCTGTCGCCCGGACACACCATAGGTTTCCTTGAGCAGGAGCCACGACTTGATAACAGCAAGACAGTGCGTGAGATAGTGGAAGAAGGCGTGCAGGAGACAGTTGATGCTCTCAAAGAATATAACCTGATTAATGAGAAATTCGCAGAGCCTATGTCCGACGATGAGATGAGCAAGCTTATTGAACGTCAGGGAAAAGTACAGGAGAAACTCGATGCAATGGATGCATGGGATATGGATTCGCGTCTTGAGATGGCAATGGAGGCCCTGCGCTGTCCTTATGGAGATACGCCGGTTAAAGTGCTGTCAGGAGGAGAAAGGCGGCGCGTGGCGCTTTGCAGGCTCCTTTTGAAAAAGCCCGATATCCTGCTGTTGGATGAACCGACCAACCACCTTGACGCCGAGACAGTGGCGTGGCTGGAGCATCATCTGCAAAGTTATCCCGGCACTATTATTGCGGTGACCCATGACCGATATTTCCTTGATAATGTTGCGGGATGGATTCTTGAACTCGACAGGGGACAGGGGATTCCATGGAAAGGCAATTACTCATCGTGGCTGGAACAGAAGAAGAACCGTCTGGAGCAAGAGGAGAAGTCCGAAAGCGAAAGGCAGAAGACGCTGCAGCGCGAGCTTGAGTGGATACGGATGTCTCCCAAAGGACGCCATGCAAAAGCCAGGGCTCGCATCACTTCCTATGAGAGGCTTCTCAGTCAGGATATTGAAAAAAGTTCAAAGGATCTCGAAATCTATATCCCGCCGGGTCCCCGCCTTGGCGATGTCGTCATTAAGGCTGATAACGTGAGCAAGGCATACGGCGATAATATCCTTATGGAGGGCATGACTTTCTCCCTTCCACCCGGGGGAATTGTCGGCATAATCGGGCCGAACGGAGCGGGGAAGACCACCCTTTTCCGTATGATAACCGGGAAGGAAAAGCCTGATTCAGGCACATTTAAAATCGGAGAAACCGTAAAGCTGGCATACGTGGATCAGAGCCGTGACGACCTCGACCCAAAGAAGACCATATGGGAGATTATCTCCGAGGGGCTGGATGTCGTTCAGCTCGGCAAGAGGCAGGTCAACTCGCGCGCCTATGTTGCGCGCTTCAACTTCTCCGGCAGTGACCAGCAGAAAAAAGCTTCCATGCTGTCAGGCGGAGAGAGAAACCGCGTGCATCTTGCGCGTATGCTTAAGGAAGAAGCCAATGTGCTTTTGCTTGATGAACCTACCAATGATCTGGATGTGAATACAATGCGTGCGCTTGAAGAGGCTTTGGAATATTTTGCGGGCTGCGCAGTTGTCATCAGCCATGACAGATGGTTTCTCGACCGTATCGCTACACACATCCTCGCCTTTGAAGGCGACAGCAAAGTAGTCTGGTTTGATGGGAATTATTCAGAATACGAAGCGGACAAAAAGGCGCGACTCGGCGCAGCCGCAGACCAGCTGCATCGCATCAAATACAGGCATTTGACGAGAGGGTAA
- a CDS encoding 30S ribosomal protein S1 encodes MEIKNNEMERLYAETFHRIEEGSILKGKVIAVKQEGVIIDIGYKADGFVPAEEFSPEEFSNLHEGTAIEVYVDTMKYSNGMVNLSRKAANKIKAWDIIESAMGKGAALEGVISGKTKGGLSVDILGVTAFLPGSQIDVRVVRDMDSLISKRMLFKVLKLNNKRSNVIVSHRAVMEEEREKKKTETLEKLKEGVLLTGAVKNITDYGVFIDLGGLDGLLHISDISWGRITHPSEFFAVGDEIEVLVLKFDEEQKRVTLGYKQKKTDPWSTIDEKYPAGQKIKGNVVNITEYGVFIELEKGLEGLVHISEIDWLPKPKHPSKYLSIGETVEAVILKADKNERRLSLSIKQLKPSPWELISQRYSAGQQITGKVKSITDFGVFVGLPEGVDGLVHISDISWTKHIKHPSEVIRKGQKIDAVVLSIEPEKERIALGIKQLTPDPWLTDIPARFKLGDEVKSKVLRLTDFGIFVEIEDEVEGLIYTSEIVKAEKPLKEGDIVWTRIIKIDLEERKIGLSMKNVKRGGE; translated from the coding sequence ATGGAAATCAAAAACAATGAGATGGAAAGACTTTATGCTGAGACTTTTCATCGCATTGAAGAAGGCTCAATATTAAAAGGAAAGGTTATAGCCGTAAAACAGGAAGGAGTCATAATTGACATAGGATATAAAGCCGACGGCTTTGTTCCGGCTGAAGAGTTTTCTCCTGAAGAGTTTTCAAACTTGCATGAGGGAACTGCTATTGAAGTGTACGTAGACACAATGAAGTATTCCAATGGCATGGTTAATCTGTCAAGGAAAGCGGCAAACAAGATAAAGGCATGGGATATTATTGAATCTGCTATGGGAAAAGGCGCCGCTCTTGAAGGCGTAATCTCAGGGAAAACAAAAGGCGGGCTTTCAGTAGATATACTCGGGGTCACTGCTTTCCTGCCGGGATCTCAGATAGATGTAAGGGTAGTCAGGGACATGGACAGCCTTATCAGCAAGAGAATGCTTTTTAAGGTGCTGAAACTGAATAACAAGCGGTCAAACGTCATAGTATCACACAGGGCTGTCATGGAAGAAGAAAGAGAGAAGAAAAAGACAGAGACGCTTGAAAAACTAAAGGAGGGAGTTCTCCTTACGGGCGCTGTAAAAAATATCACAGACTACGGAGTTTTCATTGATCTCGGCGGGCTCGACGGCCTCCTTCACATATCAGACATATCCTGGGGACGAATAACTCATCCGTCGGAATTCTTTGCGGTAGGAGACGAGATTGAAGTCCTTGTGCTCAAGTTCGATGAAGAACAAAAAAGAGTTACCCTCGGTTACAAGCAGAAAAAAACCGACCCTTGGAGCACCATAGACGAAAAATACCCTGCAGGCCAAAAAATAAAGGGGAATGTTGTGAACATAACGGAATACGGCGTATTTATAGAGCTTGAAAAGGGGCTTGAAGGGCTGGTCCACATATCAGAGATTGACTGGCTGCCGAAACCCAAACATCCGTCAAAATACCTTTCCATAGGAGAAACAGTAGAGGCAGTTATTCTGAAGGCTGATAAAAATGAGCGCCGTCTTTCATTAAGCATAAAGCAGCTTAAACCAAGCCCGTGGGAGCTTATTTCACAGCGGTACAGCGCCGGACAGCAGATAACAGGCAAGGTAAAAAGCATTACTGATTTCGGGGTATTTGTCGGCCTTCCGGAAGGCGTGGACGGGCTTGTGCATATATCTGATATCTCATGGACCAAGCACATCAAACATCCATCAGAGGTCATCAGAAAAGGACAGAAAATAGATGCTGTTGTTCTGAGCATAGAGCCTGAGAAGGAGAGAATAGCGTTAGGCATAAAACAACTCACACCTGACCCTTGGTTAACCGATATCCCGGCGAGATTCAAGCTCGGAGATGAAGTAAAAAGCAAGGTGCTGAGACTGACCGACTTTGGGATATTCGTGGAAATAGAAGACGAAGTTGAGGGGCTGATTTACACATCCGAGATAGTAAAAGCAGAAAAACCTCTAAAAGAGGGTGACATTGTGTGGACCAGGATAATAAAGATTGACCTTGAAGAGAGAAAAATAGGGCTCAGCATGAAGAATGTTAAAAGGGGGGGGGAATGA
- a CDS encoding sensor domain-containing diguanylate cyclase: MKKELFIYDKNKETLQFLREFFRENNEYSAIFIKDKQALLNRLNKKKPDVLITGNPDELKGISRSKIGCPVISMLSGDISKGLRSVMKRKIECYLISPFHREDFEYKLKTTISKKDFFETIHGEKRDLETMLELMHLISSTLDPKEVLYFVVSKIAEIINVTRCSMISIPPEERNHAYVISTFEDPTIVNLKLDLKKYPEIRKSLRTKKTVVIRDASKDPLLKEVRNIIAPLNIRSIVVIPIIFRNEVIGTLFLRTSRSNHTFTEREIRLCTAIANASTNFLCNAFLHEKIENEKSLFEKLAITDYLTGLHNVRYFSHRLAEEFSRAQRYKFHLSCLMIDLDYFKKINDTYGHRTGDVVLTEFAQLLKKHTRKSDVLARYGGEEFIVLLPQTSPQAAVLKAAVLGDFIKKHKFRSIQGKSSLTVSIGVSSYPTHTIKDKDDIITLADTALYKAKAMGRDTVALYNSRM; this comes from the coding sequence ATGAAAAAAGAGCTATTTATATATGACAAAAACAAGGAAACTCTTCAATTCCTGAGAGAGTTTTTTAGAGAGAATAATGAGTACTCCGCAATATTCATAAAAGATAAGCAAGCTCTCCTGAATAGACTCAACAAAAAGAAGCCTGATGTTCTTATCACAGGAAACCCTGATGAACTTAAAGGAATCAGCCGTTCAAAAATAGGCTGCCCTGTAATATCAATGCTATCCGGCGATATAAGTAAGGGCCTCCGTTCTGTTATGAAGCGCAAGATTGAGTGCTACCTCATCAGCCCTTTTCACAGAGAAGATTTTGAGTATAAACTTAAAACAACAATCAGCAAAAAAGACTTTTTTGAAACCATCCACGGAGAGAAAAGAGACCTTGAAACAATGCTTGAATTGATGCACCTTATTTCTTCAACGCTGGACCCTAAAGAAGTATTGTATTTTGTCGTAAGCAAGATAGCAGAAATCATAAATGTTACAAGATGTTCTATGATAAGCATTCCTCCCGAAGAAAGAAACCATGCTTATGTTATCTCAACATTTGAAGACCCTACGATAGTAAATCTGAAATTAGATCTAAAGAAATACCCTGAGATAAGAAAATCACTCCGCACCAAAAAGACAGTTGTTATAAGAGACGCATCAAAAGACCCATTGCTGAAAGAAGTCAGGAATATTATTGCGCCTCTCAATATCCGATCCATTGTTGTTATTCCCATAATCTTCAGGAATGAGGTTATCGGCACCTTATTCTTGAGAACTTCAAGGTCCAATCATACCTTTACGGAGAGGGAGATAAGGCTCTGCACGGCAATCGCAAACGCATCCACAAATTTCCTCTGTAACGCTTTTCTCCATGAGAAGATAGAAAACGAAAAATCACTTTTTGAAAAGCTTGCCATAACCGATTACCTGACAGGACTTCATAATGTCAGATACTTCTCTCACCGTCTGGCTGAAGAGTTCAGCCGCGCCCAGAGGTATAAATTCCATTTGAGCTGCCTTATGATTGATCTTGACTACTTCAAGAAAATAAACGATACCTACGGGCACAGAACCGGAGATGTTGTCCTTACCGAATTTGCACAACTGTTGAAAAAACATACAAGAAAAAGCGACGTGCTTGCAAGATATGGAGGCGAAGAGTTCATCGTGCTTCTCCCGCAGACGTCACCACAGGCGGCTGTTTTAAAAGCTGCGGTATTGGGAGACTTTATCAAAAAACACAAATTTCGCAGTATTCAAGGAAAGAGCAGCCTTACCGTCAGTATCGGCGTATCATCATATCCCACCCATACTATAAAGGACAAAGATGATATTATAACACTTGCAGACACAGCCCTTTACAAAGCAAAAGCCATGGGCAGAGATACGGTAGCTCTCTACAACAGCCGTATGTAA
- the ispH gene encoding 4-hydroxy-3-methylbut-2-enyl diphosphate reductase yields the protein MKIIAAKTAGFCFGVKRAVDMAFKTAKKKQKGIFTLGPIIHNPQVIEKLKQEGILPIEDITTPGIKDIIIRTHGIPLQIMNRISQAGFNIIDATCPFVKKAQHYAKLLREEGYQVIILGDREHPEVQGLMSYAGDDAIVVDSESALPKIKHNVGIVVQTTQPVEALKKLFGKVIEQAKNVKVYNTICSSTALRLKETAAMAKKVDIMLVVGGKNSANTTQLAKLCKSLSVPTYHVETAAELIPGWMNGVKSVGITAGASTPDWIIEDIIKKVKEIGG from the coding sequence ATGAAAATAATAGCAGCTAAGACAGCCGGATTCTGTTTCGGAGTAAAGAGAGCCGTTGACATGGCTTTTAAGACTGCAAAGAAAAAACAGAAAGGCATTTTCACTCTCGGGCCTATAATACATAATCCCCAGGTCATAGAAAAACTCAAACAAGAAGGGATTCTGCCGATTGAGGACATAACTACTCCCGGGATAAAAGATATTATAATCCGGACGCACGGTATTCCTTTACAGATTATGAACAGGATTTCCCAGGCAGGATTCAATATAATTGACGCAACCTGCCCTTTTGTGAAAAAAGCCCAGCATTATGCTAAACTGCTCAGAGAAGAAGGGTATCAGGTAATAATACTCGGAGACAGGGAACATCCGGAGGTGCAGGGCCTGATGAGCTATGCAGGAGATGATGCAATAGTTGTTGACAGTGAAAGCGCGCTTCCGAAAATAAAGCATAATGTCGGGATTGTTGTTCAGACTACCCAGCCGGTTGAAGCGCTTAAAAAGCTTTTCGGAAAGGTCATAGAGCAGGCAAAGAACGTAAAGGTATATAATACAATATGCAGTTCCACGGCGCTGCGGTTAAAAGAAACAGCGGCTATGGCTAAAAAGGTGGATATCATGCTTGTTGTAGGAGGCAAAAACAGCGCAAACACGACCCAGCTTGCTAAATTGTGCAAGTCGCTTTCTGTTCCGACTTATCATGTTGAGACAGCCGCCGAACTAATTCCCGGGTGGATGAACGGCGTAAAAAGCGTGGGCATAACAGCAGGGGCCTCAACGCCTGACTGGATAATTGAGGATATCATAAAGAAAGTAAAAGAAATAGGAGGATAA